In the genome of Brachyspira sp. SAP_772, the window GAGTTCTAATGATGAAAACTGAAAACAAAAAAATAACAATGAAAGAAATAGCAGAACTTGCTGGTGTTACAAAAACTACAATATCAAGATACTTTAACGGCGGATATATAAAAAAAGAAACTAAAGAAAAAATT includes:
- a CDS encoding LacI family DNA-binding transcriptional regulator, with the protein product MMKTENKKITMKEIAELAGVTKTTISRYFNGGYIKKETKEKI